A window of the Thermodesulfobacteriota bacterium genome harbors these coding sequences:
- a CDS encoding deoxynucleoside kinase: MFQYIVIEGPIGVGKTSLARLLAKEFNARLILERPEENPFLPLFYQDRRKYAFQTQLFFLLNRFQQQREIAQLDLFNQVTLSDYLFAKDRIFASLNLDDQELALYEQVYCLLKGQIPDPDLVIFLQAKPEVLHQRIRSRNIAYEKEVDFDYLRSLTEAYNYYFFHYDRSPLLVVDTSEIDFVNRKEDLDQLLREIRQMRRGTWYFIPMKSRP, encoded by the coding sequence ATGTTTCAGTATATCGTCATCGAAGGACCGATCGGCGTCGGCAAGACGAGCCTGGCCCGGTTGCTCGCCAAAGAGTTCAATGCCCGCCTCATCCTCGAAAGGCCCGAGGAGAATCCCTTCCTCCCTCTCTTTTACCAGGACCGGAGGAAGTATGCCTTTCAAACGCAGCTCTTCTTCCTCCTCAACCGGTTCCAGCAGCAACGGGAGATCGCCCAGCTCGACCTCTTCAATCAAGTGACCCTGAGCGACTATCTCTTTGCCAAAGACCGGATCTTCGCCTCCTTGAACTTGGACGACCAGGAGCTGGCCCTCTACGAACAGGTCTATTGCCTCCTCAAAGGGCAGATCCCCGATCCGGACTTGGTGATCTTCCTCCAGGCGAAGCCCGAGGTCCTCCATCAGAGGATCCGATCCCGAAACATCGCCTACGAGAAGGAGGTGGACTTCGACTACCTTCGATCCCTGACGGAGGCTTACAATTATTACTTCTTCCACTACGACCGGAGCCCCCTCCTGGTCGTCGATACGAGCGAGATCGACTTTGTCAATCGGAAAGAGGATCTCGATCAGCTCCTCCGAGAGATCCGGCAGATGCGGCGAGGGACCTGGTACTTCATTCCGATGAAATCCAGGCCGTAG